A segment of the Candidatus Nitrososphaera gargensis Ga9.2 genome:
CAAGAACCTGCCGGGAACGTCGGTGTACCTTATCAGAATAAACTCGGCATCTTCAAACCCCATCCTGTCTGCGCTGTGCTCCAGCGAATCCTTTAGTGTCATAGAGTATTGTTACAGCTTGTAAAATATAAGGTATAGCATCTAAATTGCTGATATTTGACAAGTGCCAAAAGATAATACTTTATATTTGTTAATTTATTACATTAATGATACGCATGGATCAAACAGATGTAAAGATACTAAAGAGGTTATTGCATGATGCCAGAATGTCGTACCGCAAGGTGGCCGAGGATATCGGGGTCTCGCCTCCTACCGTCCTTGCAAGGGTTTCCAAGATGGAAAAAGAGGGCATAATCAAGTCATATTCTGCTTTGCTTGATCATGAAAAGCTTGGATACGATCTGACGGCTATCATAGACATCACGGCAACAAAGGGCAAGATAGTAGACCTTGAAAGGCAGATAGCCAAGTTCCCAAACGTGTGTGCAGTATACGACATTACCGGGCTGACAGACATGACCATAATAGCTAAGTTCAAGAACCGCGCAGAGCTTTCCAATTTCGTGAAAAAGGACCTGTCGCTGCCGTATGTTGAGCGCACCAACACACATGTGGT
Coding sequences within it:
- a CDS encoding Lrp/AsnC family transcriptional regulator — encoded protein: MDQTDVKILKRLLHDARMSYRKVAEDIGVSPPTVLARVSKMEKEGIIKSYSALLDHEKLGYDLTAIIDITATKGKIVDLERQIAKFPNVCAVYDITGLTDMTIIAKFKNRAELSNFVKKDLSLPYVERTNTHVVLVTVKEDFRFVDT